AGAGTCGCCGTTAATAGGGGAGGTGAGTCTTCTCAGCCGTCAGGAAGCCCAGGAGAAATTTCCAGACTTGCAAGGCTTTGCTCAACTTCTTTATGCTTCCGGTGGTGCCCGTGTGGAGGGAGCACTCTTGACGGAGACGCTTGTGAAAGCAAGCAAGGCAGAGTTGGTTGAGAAAAAGGTAAGCTTGACAGTAGAAGGAGAGCAACTTCTGGTGGATGGTCGTAGCTTTGACTGTGTCATCTTAGCTGTTGGGGCTTGGTTGGGAGAAATCTTGCGGCCGCTGGGCTATAAGACAGATGTTCGGCCGCAAAAAGGACAGCTACGTGATTTCAGGCTGGCTGAAAAGACGGATGACTACCCAGTTGTTATGCCTGAGGGTGAGCTGGATATCATTCCTTTTCTGGCAGGCACGGTCAGCGTCGGTGCCAGTCATGAAAATAATCAGGGCTTTGATTTGACGGTAGATAGGACAGTGCTGAATCAGTTGCAGCAAGAAGCGGAAACTTACTTGCTAAGGCTGTCTAAAGCAGAGATTTTAGGCGAGCGCGTGGGAACACGGGCCTATACCAGCGACTTTGCTCCTTTCTTTGGAGCTGTGCCAGACTTACCGTATGTCTACGCTGCCAGCGGATTAGGCTCTTCTGGTCTGACAACTGGTCCGCTTATCGGACGCCAATTGGTCCAAATGGCTTTAGGAGAAGCAGTTGTTCTGGATCCAGCGGACTATCCTATTGAGCGGTATGT
This window of the Streptococcus sanguinis genome carries:
- a CDS encoding NAD(P)/FAD-dependent oxidoreductase translates to MKRVAVIGAGIVGSTAAYYLSKSPDVEVTVFDDGKGQATKAAAGIISPWFSKRRNKAWYRMARLGADFYQDLIAELKDAGIQTDFYQQTGVYLLKKDESKLKELYDLAANRREESPLIGEVSLLSRQEAQEKFPDLQGFAQLLYASGGARVEGALLTETLVKASKAELVEKKVSLTVEGEQLLVDGRSFDCVILAVGAWLGEILRPLGYKTDVRPQKGQLRDFRLAEKTDDYPVVMPEGELDIIPFLAGTVSVGASHENNQGFDLTVDRTVLNQLQQEAETYLLRLSKAEILGERVGTRAYTSDFAPFFGAVPDLPYVYAASGLGSSGLTTGPLIGRQLVQMALGEAVVLDPADYPIERYVKKV